In Pseudomonas sp. FP1742, the DNA window GCTTTGACGAACTGGATCAAGCGCCTTGGGTGGCGCAGTTTTTCTGCCAAGACGACAACGACTTCACCCCCTACCTGAGCCGGCTCACCGATTATATTCAGGACAGCGCGCGAGGCACGGTCTTCACCGAGGCGTATTTGGAACTTAGCCGCCGTCATCTGAAGGCCATCGCCAAGCCCGGTGGTCTGTTTGAGGATAAGGTGGTTACGCGCCTACCCTGGCGCGGCAATAACCGCCGGGTTCGCCTGGTGGTCTATCGCTGGCTTGAGTCTGATGTTGAGGAGACAGGACTCACCCCGGTGCAATCCCTGCAACAGGCTTGCGAACGAATCGCTGCCTCGCTGCAAGCATGCGGGGTGCAATCGACACGAGTCGATGGCCGAGGTTTGTATGCCTGGTTGTTGCCCTGGTTCAATCCGGCTCCCAGGCTCACCGATGAAGCGCCCGAGGAGTTCTACCGCCGCGTGGCCTATCCGGAGTCTAGCGATGGCGAGTCGCTGGAGCTGCCCTTCGATCATGACTTTGCCGAGCGGCTGTTCTTCAACGAACCGCGTTCGGATGTGCAGCGCGGACTCTGGTACTTCGATGATCAGCCCCACCGGGTCATGGTAGTGGACAAGCTGCGCCGAGCGCCCTTGATTGGTCAACTCACCGGAGAAACCCGCAAGGGTGACGCGGTGAATGCCCTGTTCGACCAGTTACCCGAAGGTACAGTGATGAGTCTGACCCTGGTGGTCAAACCACAGGATGTGCTTGAAGACCAGTTAAACCGATTGGCGCGTAAAGCCATCGGTGAAAACCTGGCCTCCACCCAGACCCGTCAGGACGTCGAAGAGGCTCGCGCGATCATTGGCCGCCAGCACAAGCTGTACCGCGGCACCCTGGCGTTCTACGTACGCGGTCACGATGAGCAGCAACTGCACCAGCGCTCGGTCAGCCTTGCCAACGCACTGCTGGGTGCGGGCCTGCAACCTGTACGTGAAGGCGATGAAGTCGCCGCCTGCAACAGTTACCTGCGTTGGTTACCGATGGCTTACAACCCGGCCCGCGACACGCGCAACTGGTACACGCGACTGATGTTCGCCCAGCATCTGGCGAATCTAGTCCCAGTCTGGGGCCGCAGCACAGGCACCGGCCAACCGGGTATCACCCTGTTCAATCGTGGTGGCTCGCCGTTGAGCTTTGATCCATTGTCACGCTTGGACCGGGCCATGAACGGCCATCTGCTGTTGTTCGGCCCGACCGGCGCCGGCAAGTCGGCCACCCTGGTCACCCTGCTGATGCAGGTCATGGCGGTGTACCGCCCTCGCCTGTTTATCGTTGAGGCCGGCAACTCATTCGGCTTGCAGGGAGACTACTTCTCGACACAGGACCTGTCGGTCAACAAGGTCCAATTGAAACCTGGCGCCTCGGTCAGTCTCGCCCCGTTCGCCGACGCTTGGCGCCTGGTCGAGCAACCGGATCAGGTGGCGAGTCTGTCAATCGATGAGCTGGACGATGAGGTGGTGACCAGTCGCGAAGACCAGCGTGATGTTCTCGGCGAACTGGAAATCACCGCCCGCCTGATGATCACCGGCGGCGAGGCCAAGGAAGAAGCCCGCCTGAGTCGAGCCGATCGCAGCTTGATCCGCGAGTGCATCCTGGATGCGGCGCAGACTTGTGTCGTAGCGGGCCGCCAGGTCCTGACCCGCGACGTGCGCGACGCTTTGTTGCGCGTCGCCGCTGACCCGCACTTACCGGAGAAACGTCGCGAGCGTGCCCAGGAAATGGGCCAGTCCATCGATCTGTTTTGCCAGGGTTTCGAGGGTGAGTTGTTCGATCGCGAGGGCACGTCTTGGCCTGAGAGCGATGTGACCATTGTCGACTTGGCCACTTACGCTCGCGAAGGCTACGAGGCACAGCTGTCCATCAGCTACATCAGCCTGATGAACACCGTGAACAATCTTGCCGAGCGCGACCAGTACCTGGGCCGACCGATCATCATGGTCACCGACGAGGGCCATATCATCACCAAAAACCCGCTACTGGCGCCCTTCGTGGTCAAGGGGACGAAGATGTGGCGCAAGCTCGGCGCGTGGTTCTGGCTGGCAACGCAAAACCTTGCCGACTTTCCCACTGCTGCGCAGACCATGCTCAACATGATCGAATGGTGGATTTGCTTGAACATGCCGCCCGCGGAAATCGAAGAGATTGCTCGCTTCAAGAAGCTCACGCCGGCGCAGAAAGCCCTGTTGCTCTCCGCCAGCAAAGAACCCGGTAAATACACCGAAGGGGTCGTGCTGTCGAAGAAGCTCGAGACGCTGTTTCGAGCCGTACCACCCAGTCTTTACCTCGCCCTGGCCATGACAGAACCCGAGGAAAAGGCCGAGCGCTGGACACTGATGCAGGACAGGGGCTGCTCAGAGTTGGAAGCGGCTTACCGGGTAGCTGAACGGATCGATAGAGCGCGAGGAATAGAACCCGCATAGGGGAATCTATTCAGGTATCGCGCTCTAAAGCGAGCGACAGGTTATTGTGATGCTCCTCGAAGCCGCTGCTGAATCCTCAACAGGAATCCAGCTTCAAAAGCATCTTGGCAATCACCGACAGGAAGGGTCTTGCGTGTTTGCGCCAGCTCCCACCACAGGGGGATCTCACCGGTTGTATCAAGCCAAGCCTGAGCGCATTGCACGCCACGCTCGATCATCGGGGCAAATTCGCTGCCCCAAGGTGTCAGAAGACTTGAGCAACCATCTGCCGCAGGAATGGAAATGTAGTTTTCGTCCATACACACCCTAGATTTCTGATTTATTGTTAGACGCAGAGTCCAGCCTCGAAAATCTTAACGACACCAAATGAACGCTCGATAACAGGCATGAGCATCAAATGGCCTAGATCAATACCAATGTAGACTATATCCCGTGGATTGAGAGTCCCTCAAGGCGCAATTTGCGCGCATGACTCAAGACTACGAACAGCTTCGCCTGCAACTGGCGGAGAACATCCGCTTGATACGGCGCGTGAAGAACCTTACCCAAGAGCAGCTGGCGCTCATGGCCGAGGTGGATCGTACCTATGTCAGTCAAATCGAACGAGGGGTAGGCAACCCGTCGCTATTGGTCCTGTGCAAACTCGCCAATATTTTCGAGATCACCGCAGATCAGTTACTCATCGAGCCTGACGCCCTTCGCCGTGTGCTGGACATCGAGTAGCCATTTCATCGTCCTGCAAATCCTTGCAAACCGACAACCCCACGTTCGGCTTTATCACTGACAGCCCCCTCTTACATCATTGAACCTGCCCAGGCCATTCATCTAGAGCCTGGATCATGTCTGTTTCCTGCCTGTCAATTGCGCCCCATAATCTACGGCCTTTGGTTCTGAGCATCCTGCTGGCGTGCGGGCCAAGCATGGCGCTGGATACCGGCAGCATCACGTCCTCTGTGTTGTCGCCAAATTGCCTTGCATACAGGGTCGTCGGCATTTGTTTCTGGTTGCTCTGCACACCCTTCGGCTGCACAGTCAAAACCTCGACCAAGGTTCGTCATTTCATTCCTGAACTCGTGGTCTCGAGCTACGCCACCACCGGCAACAACCCCTGGACCGAGATGGCCACCCTCTCCTCTCCTATCCGCGGTGCGGAAGGTGGCGGCAACCTGATCACGCCGAACACCCTGCGCGACAACCTGCCCCGCTTCAAGAACGTCGATGGCATCGGCCACCCCGGTGGCTGGGCCGCCACGCAACTGGCTTCGCAATCCGGCTACGCCTGCGCCAGCGGCGCTACTGCGTACATACCCTACTACCTGAGTACCCTGGACACGTTGGCCTGGCGCCATGGCATCCCGGAAAGTTTCTACCCCGAGTCGCTCATGCCGGGGATCCGTGAAATCGGTAGTCAGGCCTCGGGAAACATGTGGGGCAATGTTTATCCCAGGCAGGGCTTTCTGGTACAGCCCGACGACTTCAAAGCCGCCGCCGTCATGGCGCAACGGGCCGGCGATGTCATTACCCGGAATGGGCAGCCACACGTGTACGTACCGCTCACGCCCGCTAAACGCGATGGTTACTGGCCGCCTGGTCCTATCGTTGAAAACGACGCTTCGACCCACAAGTGGCAATTGCTCTACCCTCAGGTTCAACCCACGTGCACCATCTTCCCCAGCGATCCGGTACAGAGCGCGGATGACGGCTACGCCTGGTCGCTGTGGCGTCCCTATAGCTGTTGTAAACGTGAGGGGCAGACCTTTCTGTTCAGCATCGACTTCGAAGGCGGTGCGTCATGAATCAGCTTCTCACACGAGCATGGTTGGGCGTGGTGAGTCTGTTGCTCTACGGACTGCTCGCCATGGCCACGCATGCCCGCGCCGCCGAAGGCGATTACCGCCTGGGCACTCAGGGTGAAGTACTCGACGACCGGGTGATGTACACCATCGGTGGCGGCTCGGCAGTGGGCTCACCGAGCTCGCTGTATCGACCCAGCGGTCTCGGCGTCGGCGGGTCCTGGCGAGCAAACATGATGTGCGGCAACATGAGCCTTACCAATACCCTACAAAACCAACTGAATGGTGCCACCGAGGGTTTCCAGCAGATCATGGGCAGCATCGTGCAGAACGCGACCCAGGCGGTGATGTCGCTGCCCGCGTTGATCATCCAGCGCGCCAATCCCGGCCTCTATGAGTTGTTGAGCAACGGGGTGATGCAGGGGCGTATCGACTTCGACCGATCCAAACTGACCTGCCAGGCCATGGCCGAAAAGATGGCGGACAAGGTCGGTCAAGCCGGCTGGGGCGCGCTGGCCAAGAACCAAGAAATGCAGGGCAATCTGGAGCAAACCGGCGGTGATGCGGTGGCTGCGGTAAAAAATACCGAGACCCATAACGGCAACAATGGGGTGTCTTGGGTCGGCGGCCAGAAGGCTGGAGGTAGCGGACAGACACCCATCCGCGTGACCTCCGACGTAGTGCGAGCAGGCTACAACCTGCTGCATAACCGGTCGGTGGATGACAGTGCCTCGATCAGTAGCAGTGATTGCCTGGGTGGGGCTATTTGCCAGACCTGGGCTTCGCCCCAGGAGGAATCCGAATGGGCCGTTCGGGTGTTGGGCGAGAGCGAAGTTGCGACCTGCGACAGCTGCGAAACCTTACGTGCGACCGCCGGCAGCGGATTGACGCCGCTGATCCAGGAGGCCTACAGCGAACGCCTCAAGGCTCTGCAAGGGTTGCTGTCGGGTTCACTGCCGCCTACCCCTGACAACCTGGCTAAAGCCTCCAGTTCAATGCTGCCGGTGACCCGTGGCGTGATCGAAGCCCTGCGCGACGATCCCGACCAGGATCTGCTGGCGCGGCGCTTGGCCAGCGAGACAGCCCTGTCCAGCGTGCTCGACAAGGCGCTCCTGCTTCTGCGCACGCTGCTGGCAGGCAGTCACGAACCGAACATCGCTTCAGCCGAACCAGCCCAGACGGCCTTGATGAAAAACATCGACACCTTGGAGCGCGAAATACGCCTGCTACAAACCGAGCTACAGGTCCGGCAGATGCTGGCCACCAATACCGCCAGCCTGGTGCTCGATCGGCATGCGGGTGGTGCCGATGCTTCGCGTACCGTCGAGCAAGGCGACCCCGAGCCGGGTCGACTCAATGATGCTGACGCCAGGCGCAAGTGAGCCATGAAACGCTCACCGCTATTCACTTTGCTTTCGAGTCTGGGGATTGCCGCGGTGATGATCCTGACCGCCGCACTGGTCGCCTGGATCGGCCGTGCTGCGCTGGGTAGTTTCGAGGTCTGGCAGCAGGCGTTCGAATCCGTACGGCCCTATCTGCGGTGGTGGCGTGCCCTGCTCTATGGTGGCTGCTTTGCGCTCTGGTGGGATCTGCTTCGACGCTACCGACATCGACCACAGGATCTGCTACGCGTGAAACGCATCGGGGTATTTGGATTCGTGCTCTTTATCTGCGTCGAACTCACCCGACTGTGAGGCCACCACCATGCTCATGAGCACCAACAGCTACCTGGAGTTTTACCTCTCCCTGCTGGCCTGGATCATCAACAACGGCCTCTGGAGTGTCTTGTCCGACACCGGGCTGTTCGCCGCGCCCTTCGGCGCGATCATCCTCCAGGAGTGGCTGTCGGCCCGTCAGCAAGGCGCGGATGAAGGTAACAAGGGATTGCTCTCGGTGCCGCGGATCGAGAACCGGTTGTGGCTGGCCTACATCGTCGTATTGTTCGGCTGCGCGCCGGTCTTTCCGTTGAGCCTCACCTCAATAGCATTCGACGATGCGGCGAGCCAGCGCTGCGGCGTGAGTGTGGCCAAGCCGGCGGATACCGCCTGGGGGACCACCTTCAATACCATTGGCGAACGCTCCACCAACGTGCCGATCTGGTGGTTTCTGGTGCATGCCTTGAGCAAAGGCGTCACCGCGGCGGCCATCGCCTCCATTCCCTGCGCACCGGATATCCGGCAAATGCGCATGGAGATCGACAGTTCGCGCATCGACAGCCAGGTACTGCTGCAGGAAGTCGCCGACTTCACCCGCGACTGCTATGGCTATTCTCGTTCTCGGCTGTTCACCAACCGTCCGCAGCTGGACAAGACACAAAGTCACGATGCGTCCTGGATCGGCTCAAGCTATTTTCTCGATACGCCCGGCTATTACGACACGGATCGCTCACGCACACCGCGGGCCAGTTGGCCATATGACGAAAGCCGCGATGTTTCCTTACCTCGGCTGGAGAATGGCGCGGGCTACCCCAACTGCAAGCAGTGGTGGAGCGATAGCGGTGTCGGCTTACGCGAGCGCTTGATCGAGCAAGTCGATCCTTCGCTGCTGACTCAGCTGAAAGGTTGGTTGACTGGCCGTTCGAGCAACGAGATCGAGGATGCCACCCTGCGCGAACTGGTCAGCCCGCGCCAGCAATCGATGTCCATGTCGCCCGGACAGGTGTACCAGGACTATGGCTCCAGCGCCCGCGGCGGCTCGATCAATCAGGGGCTCAATAACCTGGCCACCAACACCGGGCTAGCCCTCGGCTCCTTCAGCAACTTCCCGGCGATGAATGCGTTACGCGCCGCCCTACCGATGGTGCAGGCCTTCCTGATCATGGGCGTCATCATCAGCTTGCCGCTGATTCTGTTGATCAGTACCTACCAGCTGAAGACCGTCATGACGGTGACGTTCGCGCTGTTCACGCTGCACATGCTGAGTTTCTGGTGGGAGCTGGCCCGCTGGGTCGACTCCAGCATGCTCGATACCTTGTACAACCAGGTTTCGGCGTCCAATCAGGTGCTGTTGTCGCTGCCCACATCCGGGCTTATGGATGGTACTGTCACCGCGCAGGTGATCGAGTACGTGATGGGGGCAATGTTCGTCGTGCTTCCAATGTTATTTTTGGCTGCGATGAGCTGGGCAGGATATAGCGTTGGCTCAATTGCCGACAGCATGCTTAGCAAAGGAGCAGCTCAAGCGCAGGACGCTGGTGCAAGGGGTGCTGGAGCTCTGATGTCTGCTGGAAAGGCCTTGAGGAAGGGGTGAAGAACTCGACTACAGGTCTTTTAAATCAGGCTGACCAGGTGCGCGGCCATACTCATACTCACCATATGGGTCGTCATATGCTTTGTACCGGAGAGCATCCTTAGGTTTGGTAGGCGTTCCATTGGCTATGGCCCAACACAAGACAATAAGGATCATCACCGATACGGTGAACCATAAGCTCACTAGAAGGAGTCCTGCAGCAACTGCCAACTTGATAACTAGAAAACTCCCGCGAACAAGTAATTTACCTGCGGGCATACCTGCCGTCACCGCGCGCTCAGCCACGCGGGACTCAAACGTTTTCAACCTACGGTAACCACGCTTTACCGACATGCCACAGGCGTATGCCCAGCGGTGGGCACGTGAATTCCGAACAGGTTGCTGAGTCGGCATGGTCTCGCCCTCTTCTGAGCGTTTTCATGGTTGAGACAGGAGTAACAGCCTACTACTGAAAACGGTCCGTGCCTGACCGCTTATCAGTTTGCCCAGTCGAA includes these proteins:
- a CDS encoding conjugative transfer ATPase, coding for MRTGDSGNRIPAWKAWRNSVHPRATLANEAALYAHHPSFTDHLPWVEYLDTEQCFLLDDSRSVGAVFELLPIGTEGREPDWLMAARDALEDSLQDSFDELDQAPWVAQFFCQDDNDFTPYLSRLTDYIQDSARGTVFTEAYLELSRRHLKAIAKPGGLFEDKVVTRLPWRGNNRRVRLVVYRWLESDVEETGLTPVQSLQQACERIAASLQACGVQSTRVDGRGLYAWLLPWFNPAPRLTDEAPEEFYRRVAYPESSDGESLELPFDHDFAERLFFNEPRSDVQRGLWYFDDQPHRVMVVDKLRRAPLIGQLTGETRKGDAVNALFDQLPEGTVMSLTLVVKPQDVLEDQLNRLARKAIGENLASTQTRQDVEEARAIIGRQHKLYRGTLAFYVRGHDEQQLHQRSVSLANALLGAGLQPVREGDEVAACNSYLRWLPMAYNPARDTRNWYTRLMFAQHLANLVPVWGRSTGTGQPGITLFNRGGSPLSFDPLSRLDRAMNGHLLLFGPTGAGKSATLVTLLMQVMAVYRPRLFIVEAGNSFGLQGDYFSTQDLSVNKVQLKPGASVSLAPFADAWRLVEQPDQVASLSIDELDDEVVTSREDQRDVLGELEITARLMITGGEAKEEARLSRADRSLIRECILDAAQTCVVAGRQVLTRDVRDALLRVAADPHLPEKRRERAQEMGQSIDLFCQGFEGELFDREGTSWPESDVTIVDLATYAREGYEAQLSISYISLMNTVNNLAERDQYLGRPIIMVTDEGHIITKNPLLAPFVVKGTKMWRKLGAWFWLATQNLADFPTAAQTMLNMIEWWICLNMPPAEIEEIARFKKLTPAQKALLLSASKEPGKYTEGVVLSKKLETLFRAVPPSLYLALAMTEPEEKAERWTLMQDRGCSELEAAYRVAERIDRARGIEPA
- a CDS encoding LasR-specific antiactivator QslA, with protein sequence MDENYISIPAADGCSSLLTPWGSEFAPMIERGVQCAQAWLDTTGEIPLWWELAQTRKTLPVGDCQDAFEAGFLLRIQQRLRGASQ
- a CDS encoding helix-turn-helix domain-containing protein gives rise to the protein MTQDYEQLRLQLAENIRLIRRVKNLTQEQLALMAEVDRTYVSQIERGVGNPSLLVLCKLANIFEITADQLLIEPDALRRVLDIE
- a CDS encoding TIGR03756 family integrating conjugative element protein translates to MSVSCLSIAPHNLRPLVLSILLACGPSMALDTGSITSSVLSPNCLAYRVVGICFWLLCTPFGCTVKTSTKVRHFIPELVVSSYATTGNNPWTEMATLSSPIRGAEGGGNLITPNTLRDNLPRFKNVDGIGHPGGWAATQLASQSGYACASGATAYIPYYLSTLDTLAWRHGIPESFYPESLMPGIREIGSQASGNMWGNVYPRQGFLVQPDDFKAAAVMAQRAGDVITRNGQPHVYVPLTPAKRDGYWPPGPIVENDASTHKWQLLYPQVQPTCTIFPSDPVQSADDGYAWSLWRPYSCCKREGQTFLFSIDFEGGAS
- a CDS encoding integrating conjugative element protein; this translates as MNQLLTRAWLGVVSLLLYGLLAMATHARAAEGDYRLGTQGEVLDDRVMYTIGGGSAVGSPSSLYRPSGLGVGGSWRANMMCGNMSLTNTLQNQLNGATEGFQQIMGSIVQNATQAVMSLPALIIQRANPGLYELLSNGVMQGRIDFDRSKLTCQAMAEKMADKVGQAGWGALAKNQEMQGNLEQTGGDAVAAVKNTETHNGNNGVSWVGGQKAGGSGQTPIRVTSDVVRAGYNLLHNRSVDDSASISSSDCLGGAICQTWASPQEESEWAVRVLGESEVATCDSCETLRATAGSGLTPLIQEAYSERLKALQGLLSGSLPPTPDNLAKASSSMLPVTRGVIEALRDDPDQDLLARRLASETALSSVLDKALLLLRTLLAGSHEPNIASAEPAQTALMKNIDTLEREIRLLQTELQVRQMLATNTASLVLDRHAGGADASRTVEQGDPEPGRLNDADARRK
- a CDS encoding conjugal transfer protein TraG N-terminal domain-containing protein: MLMSTNSYLEFYLSLLAWIINNGLWSVLSDTGLFAAPFGAIILQEWLSARQQGADEGNKGLLSVPRIENRLWLAYIVVLFGCAPVFPLSLTSIAFDDAASQRCGVSVAKPADTAWGTTFNTIGERSTNVPIWWFLVHALSKGVTAAAIASIPCAPDIRQMRMEIDSSRIDSQVLLQEVADFTRDCYGYSRSRLFTNRPQLDKTQSHDASWIGSSYFLDTPGYYDTDRSRTPRASWPYDESRDVSLPRLENGAGYPNCKQWWSDSGVGLRERLIEQVDPSLLTQLKGWLTGRSSNEIEDATLRELVSPRQQSMSMSPGQVYQDYGSSARGGSINQGLNNLATNTGLALGSFSNFPAMNALRAALPMVQAFLIMGVIISLPLILLISTYQLKTVMTVTFALFTLHMLSFWWELARWVDSSMLDTLYNQVSASNQVLLSLPTSGLMDGTVTAQVIEYVMGAMFVVLPMLFLAAMSWAGYSVGSIADSMLSKGAAQAQDAGARGAGALMSAGKALRKG
- a CDS encoding DUF3742 family protein, whose protein sequence is MPTQQPVRNSRAHRWAYACGMSVKRGYRRLKTFESRVAERAVTAGMPAGKLLVRGSFLVIKLAVAAGLLLVSLWFTVSVMILIVLCWAIANGTPTKPKDALRYKAYDDPYGEYEYGRAPGQPDLKDL